Proteins from one Pleuronectes platessa chromosome 16, fPlePla1.1, whole genome shotgun sequence genomic window:
- the ubtf gene encoding nucleolar transcription factor 1 isoform X2 — MNGDMEVAAPVQVWAQDDLLKLLEAMQVALPEKDMTKYKTSESHLDWQKVAFNTFTAEMCRQKWLEVSKEIRKFRTLTELIVDAQDYIKNPYKGKKLKKHPDFPKKPLTPYFRFFMEKRAKYAKLHPEMSNLDLTKILSKKYRELPEKKKKKYVEDFLRDKESFVGSMMKFREDHPDLMESMAKKGSNVPEKAKTPQQLWYNHEKKAVLKTRPDATTKDIKEGLGKQWTQLSDKKRLKWIAKSLEQQKLYELTMRDYIQKHPELNMVQGDYVKSTLTKAERHLKDKSDGRPDKPPPNGYSMFCAELMSSMKDVPSTERMMMCSQRWKLLKQNEKDAYQKRCEQRKKDYEIDMNRFLTSLSVEEQQRVLGEDKFGLRKGSAAGSPAAKKRNAKAKASPEKPKRPISAMFIFSEEKRPKLQQERPDLSDSELTRLLARMWNELPDKKKEKYKRLETVLKAESEKKEKEDRSRLPDPPKTAQDIWQQSVIGDYLARFKSDRPKAQKAMEGTWSIMEKKEKIMWIKKAAEDQKRYERDLCEMRSPATAAIASGKKMKFEGEPKKPPSNGYQKFSQEMLSNGELNHLPMKERMTEIGSRWQRLSLKDKDRYKKIAEEKQRQYKVILEQWLASLSSQERNTYKEYTSQKRRTTAKAGGPKAKFKKSDTEEEDEEDEDEPEKASSSADSSSEDDEDEDDDDEEDDDEDDDEAEDKENKSDDSSSDSNSQASSDSDSD; from the exons ATGAATGGAGACATGGAGGTGGCTGCACCAGTGCAAG TTTGGGCGCAGGATGACCTCTTGAAGTTGCTGGAGGCCATGCAAGTGGCCCTTCCTGAGAAAGACATGACGAAATATAAAACATCAGAGTCCCACCTTGACTGGCAGAAGGTGGCCTTCAACACCTTCACAGCTGAGATGTGTAGGCAGAAGTGGCTGGAAGTTTCTAAAGAG ATTCGTAAATTCAGGACTCTGACAGAACTGATTGTTGATGCTCAAGACTACATCAAGAACCCTTACAAGGGCAAGAAATTAAAG AAACATCCAGATTTCCCCAAGAAGCCCTTGACTCCATACTTCCGCTTCTTCATGGAAAAGAGGGCCAAATATGCAAAGCTGCACCCTGAGATGAGCAATCTAGATCTCACTAAAATCCTCTCAAAGAAGTACAGAGAGTTACCTGAGAAGAAGAAG aaaAAATACGTTGAGGACTTCTTAAGAGACAAAGAATCGTTTGTCGGCAGTATGATGAAGTTCAG GGAAGATCACCCAGACCTTATGGAGAGCATGGCCAAGAAAGGATCAAATGTTCCAGAGAAGGCCAAGACGCCTCAACAGCTGTGGTACAACCATGAAAAGAAGGCCGTCCTCAAAACACGCCCAGAT GCGACCACCAAAGACATTAAGGAGGGACTCGGCAAACAGTGGACTCAACTGTCCGACAAAAAAAGGCTGAAATGGATCGCAAAGTCTCTGGAGCAGCAGAAACTGTATGAG ctTACAATGCGGGATTACATCCAGAAGCACCCGGAGCTTAATATGGTTCAGGGGGATTATGTGAAGTCCACCCTGACAAAGGCTGAGAGGCACCTGAAGGACAAATCTGACGGCCGACCCGACAAACCACCACC aAATGGTTACTCGATGTTCTGCGCTGAGTTGATGTCAAGCATGAAGGACGTACCCAGCACGGAGCGCATGATGATGTGCAGCCAGCGGTGGAAGCTGCTCAAACAGAACGAGAAGGACGCTTATCAGAAACGCTGTGAACAA agaaagaaagattaTGAAATTGACATGAACAGATTTCTCACT AGTTTGtcagtggaggagcagcagcgtgTCTTGGGCGaggataagtttggtttaagGAAGGGTAGCGCAGCCGGCAGTCCTGCCGCCAAAAAGAGAAATGCGAAAGCAAAG GCCAGTCCAGAGAAACCCAAAAGGCCCATTTCCGCCATGTTCATCTTCTCTGAGGAAAAACGGCCAAAGCTACAGCAAGAGCGACCAGACCTCTCTGACAGTGAACTCACAAGACTGCTGGCCCGCATGTGGAATGAACTGCCAGATAAGAAGAAG GAAAAGTACAAACGTCTGGAGACGGTCCTAAAGGCAGAgtcagagaagaaggagaaggaagatCGTAGTCGTTTGCCAGACCCACCTAAGACTGCTCAGGACATTTGGCAACAGAGTGTCATAGGAGACTATCTGGCCAGATTTAAG AGCGACCGACCAAAGGCTCAGAAAGCCATGGAAGGAACCTGGAGCATcatggagaaaaaagagaagattaTGTGGATCAAAAAGGCAGCAGAGGATCAGAAAAGATATGAG AGAGACCTGTGTGAGATGCGCTCACCTGCTACTGCCGCCATTGCCTCAGGgaagaaaatgaagtttgagggTGAACCCAAGAAACCACCATC GAACGGATATCAGAagttctctcaggagatgttGTCCAACGGAGAACTGAATCACCTCCCGATGAAAGAGCGGATGACTGAGATCGGTAGCCGCTGGCAGAGGTTATCTCTGAAGGACAAGGACCGTTACAAGAAGATTGCTGAGGAAAAGCAGAGGCAGTATAAAGTCATCCTGGAACAGTGGCTTGCG AGCTTGTCCTCACAAGAGAGAAACACCTACAAAGAATATACTTCACAA AAAAGGAGAACGACGGCAAAAGCAGGAGGCCCCAAAGCGAAGTTCAAGAAATCT gacactgaggaggaggatgaagaagatgaggatgagCCGGAGAAGGCTTCTTCTTCCGCAGACTCCTCCAGCGAGGATGAcgaagatgaggatgatgatgacgaaGAGGAC GACGATGAGGACGACGATGAGGCGGAGGACAAAGAGAACAAGTCAGATGACAGCAGCAGCGATTCAAATTCACAGGCGTCGTCAGACTCTGATTCGGACTGA
- the ubtf gene encoding nucleolar transcription factor 1 isoform X1, whose amino-acid sequence MNGDMEVAAPVQVWAQDDLLKLLEAMQVALPEKDMTKYKTSESHLDWQKVAFNTFTAEMCRQKWLEVSKEIRKFRTLTELIVDAQDYIKNPYKGKKLKKHPDFPKKPLTPYFRFFMEKRAKYAKLHPEMSNLDLTKILSKKYRELPEKKKKKYVEDFLRDKESFVGSMMKFREDHPDLMESMAKKGSNVPEKAKTPQQLWYNHEKKAVLKTRPDATTKDIKEGLGKQWTQLSDKKRLKWIAKSLEQQKLYELTMRDYIQKHPELNMVQGDYVKSTLTKAERHLKDKSDGRPDKPPPNGYSMFCAELMSSMKDVPSTERMMMCSQRWKLLKQNEKDAYQKRCEQRKKDYEIDMNRFLTSLSVEEQQRVLGEDKFGLRKGSAAGSPAAKKRNAKAKASPEKPKRPISAMFIFSEEKRPKLQQERPDLSDSELTRLLARMWNELPDKKKEKYKRLETVLKAESEKKEKEDRSRLPDPPKTAQDIWQQSVIGDYLARFKSDRPKAQKAMEGTWSIMEKKEKIMWIKKAAEDQKRYERDLCEMRSPATAAIASGKKMKFEGEPKKPPSNGYQKFSQEMLSNGELNHLPMKERMTEIGSRWQRLSLKDKDRYKKIAEEKQRQYKVILEQWLASLSSQERNTYKEYTSQKRRTTAKAGGPKAKFKKSDTEEEDEEDEDEPEKASSSADSSSEDDEDEDDDDEEDKDDEDDDEAEDKENKSDDSSSDSNSQASSDSDSD is encoded by the exons ATGAATGGAGACATGGAGGTGGCTGCACCAGTGCAAG TTTGGGCGCAGGATGACCTCTTGAAGTTGCTGGAGGCCATGCAAGTGGCCCTTCCTGAGAAAGACATGACGAAATATAAAACATCAGAGTCCCACCTTGACTGGCAGAAGGTGGCCTTCAACACCTTCACAGCTGAGATGTGTAGGCAGAAGTGGCTGGAAGTTTCTAAAGAG ATTCGTAAATTCAGGACTCTGACAGAACTGATTGTTGATGCTCAAGACTACATCAAGAACCCTTACAAGGGCAAGAAATTAAAG AAACATCCAGATTTCCCCAAGAAGCCCTTGACTCCATACTTCCGCTTCTTCATGGAAAAGAGGGCCAAATATGCAAAGCTGCACCCTGAGATGAGCAATCTAGATCTCACTAAAATCCTCTCAAAGAAGTACAGAGAGTTACCTGAGAAGAAGAAG aaaAAATACGTTGAGGACTTCTTAAGAGACAAAGAATCGTTTGTCGGCAGTATGATGAAGTTCAG GGAAGATCACCCAGACCTTATGGAGAGCATGGCCAAGAAAGGATCAAATGTTCCAGAGAAGGCCAAGACGCCTCAACAGCTGTGGTACAACCATGAAAAGAAGGCCGTCCTCAAAACACGCCCAGAT GCGACCACCAAAGACATTAAGGAGGGACTCGGCAAACAGTGGACTCAACTGTCCGACAAAAAAAGGCTGAAATGGATCGCAAAGTCTCTGGAGCAGCAGAAACTGTATGAG ctTACAATGCGGGATTACATCCAGAAGCACCCGGAGCTTAATATGGTTCAGGGGGATTATGTGAAGTCCACCCTGACAAAGGCTGAGAGGCACCTGAAGGACAAATCTGACGGCCGACCCGACAAACCACCACC aAATGGTTACTCGATGTTCTGCGCTGAGTTGATGTCAAGCATGAAGGACGTACCCAGCACGGAGCGCATGATGATGTGCAGCCAGCGGTGGAAGCTGCTCAAACAGAACGAGAAGGACGCTTATCAGAAACGCTGTGAACAA agaaagaaagattaTGAAATTGACATGAACAGATTTCTCACT AGTTTGtcagtggaggagcagcagcgtgTCTTGGGCGaggataagtttggtttaagGAAGGGTAGCGCAGCCGGCAGTCCTGCCGCCAAAAAGAGAAATGCGAAAGCAAAG GCCAGTCCAGAGAAACCCAAAAGGCCCATTTCCGCCATGTTCATCTTCTCTGAGGAAAAACGGCCAAAGCTACAGCAAGAGCGACCAGACCTCTCTGACAGTGAACTCACAAGACTGCTGGCCCGCATGTGGAATGAACTGCCAGATAAGAAGAAG GAAAAGTACAAACGTCTGGAGACGGTCCTAAAGGCAGAgtcagagaagaaggagaaggaagatCGTAGTCGTTTGCCAGACCCACCTAAGACTGCTCAGGACATTTGGCAACAGAGTGTCATAGGAGACTATCTGGCCAGATTTAAG AGCGACCGACCAAAGGCTCAGAAAGCCATGGAAGGAACCTGGAGCATcatggagaaaaaagagaagattaTGTGGATCAAAAAGGCAGCAGAGGATCAGAAAAGATATGAG AGAGACCTGTGTGAGATGCGCTCACCTGCTACTGCCGCCATTGCCTCAGGgaagaaaatgaagtttgagggTGAACCCAAGAAACCACCATC GAACGGATATCAGAagttctctcaggagatgttGTCCAACGGAGAACTGAATCACCTCCCGATGAAAGAGCGGATGACTGAGATCGGTAGCCGCTGGCAGAGGTTATCTCTGAAGGACAAGGACCGTTACAAGAAGATTGCTGAGGAAAAGCAGAGGCAGTATAAAGTCATCCTGGAACAGTGGCTTGCG AGCTTGTCCTCACAAGAGAGAAACACCTACAAAGAATATACTTCACAA AAAAGGAGAACGACGGCAAAAGCAGGAGGCCCCAAAGCGAAGTTCAAGAAATCT gacactgaggaggaggatgaagaagatgaggatgagCCGGAGAAGGCTTCTTCTTCCGCAGACTCCTCCAGCGAGGATGAcgaagatgaggatgatgatgacgaaGAGGAC AAGGACGATGAGGACGACGATGAGGCGGAGGACAAAGAGAACAAGTCAGATGACAGCAGCAGCGATTCAAATTCACAGGCGTCGTCAGACTCTGATTCGGACTGA
- the atxn7l3a gene encoding ataxin-7-like protein 3, with translation MKMEDMPLSGPDNTKLEALVHDIYSELVEDACLGLCFEVHRAVKQGHFFLDETDQESMKEFEIVDQPGVDIFGQVYNQWKNKECECPNCKRLIAASRFAPHLEKCLGMGRNSSRIASRRLATNNNMNKSESDQEDNDDLNDNDWSYGAEKKAKKRKADKNQNSPRRSKSLKHKNGDLGSITSEPYKYNYNTGISYETLGPDEVRSLLTTQCGVISEHTKKMCTRSQRCPQHTDEQRRAVRLFLLGPSASSLPDADAVVESDNFELPDGQTLMSRLQWEDSPDISPTDSASSKASTNHSDSRKPKKKRTSLGLNSAGGSLTGGCSSSSGSSQNNINLSTKKKRPKLSAPSISSIYDDLN, from the exons atgaaaatggaGGATATGCCCCTGTCAGGCCCAGACAACACCAAGCTGGAG GCCTTGGTCCATGACATCTACTCTGAGCTGGTGGAAGATGCCTGTTTGGGCCTGTGTTTTGAAGTCCATCGGGCTGTGAAACAGGGGCATTTCTTCTTGGATGAAACGGACCAAGAGAGCATGAAGGAGTTCG AAATTGTGGACCAACCAGGAGTGGACATCTTTGGGCAGGTTTACAACCAGTGGAAGAACAAAGAGTGCGAGTGTCCAAACTGCAAAAGACTGATAGCAGCTTCTCGCTTCGCTCCACACTTGGAGAAATGTCTCGGCATGGGACGCAACAGCAGTCGAATCGCCAGCCGCAG GCTAGccactaataataatatgaacaaATCAGAGAGTGACCAGGAAGACAATGATGACCTTAATGATAACGATTGGTCGTATGGGgcagaaaaaaaag cCAAGAAGAGAAAGGCAGATAAG AATCAAAATTCCCCCAGAAGATCCAAATCCCTAAAACATAAAAATG GTGATCTCGGGAGCATCACCTCAGAGCCTTACAAG TATAACTACAACACTGGCATCAGTTATGAAACATTAGGACCGGATGAAGTCAGATCCCTCTTAACAACA CAATGTGGGGTGATCTCCGAGCACACCAAGAAGATGTGTACCAG GTCTCAGCGATGTCCCCAGCACACAGACGAACAGAGGAGGGCCGTCAGGTTGTTCCTCCTGGGGCCGTCCGC GTCGTCGCTGCCCGATGCAGATGCAGTGGTGGAGAGCGACAACTTTGAGCTTCCAGACGGACAGACCCTGATGAGCCGCCTGCAGTGGGAAGACTCTCCTGATATCTCAcccacagactctgcctcctCAAAAGCCA GCACCAACCATTCAGACTCGAGGAAGccgaagaagaagaggacgtCTCTCGGTTTGAACAGCGCAGGAGGAAGTCTGactggaggctgcagcagcagcagcggcagctctCAGAATAATATCAACTTGTCGACCAAAAAGAAGAGGCCCAAACTCTCAGCACCTTCTATCTCAAGTATCTATGATGATTTAAACTAG
- the tmub2 gene encoding transmembrane and ubiquitin-like domain-containing protein 2 — MAVCALTMLDGLEGEVTAAGGVLLLVLALVLAWLSTHVADRGDHILGTILTVGTHASLIGLGAHDSYSAGSPGADAPEQQAAPPSQENKSDDGEPGAERGEGEGAEGVRADLLLDIQCKPPQAGGHTSDEEEDDVYEEDEEEEDEEELEEENKRVMKSISVLTSTISPATTTITPPPPTTITTNTTTTISLRLKYLNDTEEVAVVEPQDTVGVLKSKYFSGREHLTKLIYQGQLLQDPKKTLLSLNITHNSVIHCHISQVLQEADPEEVDESGTGVSSGVSGGFRAAGVAISTSSLVVPVFVVILAVVWYFRINYRQFFTAPATISLVGVTVFFSFLIFGMHSH; from the exons ATGGCAGTGTGTGCACTGACCATGCTGGACGGGTTGGAGGGGGAGGTCACAGCAGCAGGCGGCGTGTTGCTCCTGGTCCTGGCGCTCGTCTTGGCTTGGCTCTCTACCCACGTGGCCGATCGAGGCGACCACATCCTGGGCACCATCCTCACTGTGGGCACCCACGCATCGCTGATCGGACTGGGAGCCCACGACAGCTACAGCGCGGGGTCTCCTGGTGCAGACGCCCCCGAACAGCAGGCTGCTCCGCCCTCGCAGGAGAACAAGTCCGATGACGGCGAGCCGggggctgagagaggagagggggagggtgcGGAGGGGGTCAGGGCGGATCTGTTGCTGGACATTCAGTGCAAACCACCGCAGGCTGGAGGACACACTtccgatgaggaggaggatgacgtttatgaggaagatgaggaagaggaggatgaggaggagctggaagaggaaaataaaagggTTATGAAGTCTATCTCTGTTTTGACCAGTACCATCTCtcccgccaccaccaccattactcctcctcctcctactactattactactaacACTACCACTACCATTTCTCTTCGACTGAAGTATTTAAATGACACGGAGGAGGTGGCTGTTGTGGAACCACAGGATACAGTGGGAGTACTGAAAAG TAAATACTTCTCAGGTCGGGAGCATCTAACAAAACTGATCTACCAAGGCCAGTTGCTGCAGGACCCCAAGAAGACTTTGTTATCCCTAAACATTACCCACAACAGCGTGATCCACTGCCACATCTCCCAGGTTCTGCAGGAGGCTGATCCAGAGGAAGTGGATGAGTCCGGGACCGGGGTCTCGTCCGGAGTCTCTGGGGGATTCAGAGCCGCAGGCGTGGCCATCAGCACCAGCAGCCTGGTGGTGCCCGTGTTCGTGGTGATACTGGCCGTGGTGTGGTACTTCCGCATCAACTACAGGCAGTTCTTCACTGCCCCCGCGACCATCTCCCTCGTGGGAGTCACTGTGTTCTTCAGCTTTCTGATCTTTGGGATGCACAGCCACTAA
- the asb16 gene encoding ankyrin repeat and SOCS box protein 16 codes for MSGNTFPFTSTSLRSLRLEQEFQDWENARRALAQRRALTRVPLPRAPRPPPRQQRLQEVRAPPSQVRCRDTAIHNTFMFGDMKGVYAVLKDPGMVNALMETVQEEMVWTPEMGMWTLSSRVKQTSALRLAASRGHAGCVEELLFRGAEVNDDPGGHSALHDACIGGHAVCVRLLLSHGADPEVLTADGSAPLHLCNSAESLHCAELLLDGGADVDVRLRESRLTPLHVAARRGLEEHVELFLSHRADVLVTNREGETPLNAACSGAERPSESGRYLRVIQMLLDAGADSRTAGRKQHTPLHNACANCCSRIVGVLLQHGAKANVENCAGFTPMDCLLQVVEDYLDQHPEEVARSLLNHGAKTVSPKKLKQCFLSPATLEVMLNSYTSIPPCEWIDSVSADIKEDHRPFFELVRQRSGQPRSLQHLCRCALRLHLGARCRSAVSKLDVPSSVRDYVLLCNDGTLH; via the exons ATGTCAGGGAACACATTTCCCTTCACGTCCACGTCCCTGCGCTCTctgagactggagcaggagttTCAGGACTGGGAGAATGCTCGACGAGCGTTGGCCCAGAGGAGGGCCCTGACCCGGGTCCCGCTGCCCCGAGCTCCAAGGCCTCCTCCCAGGCAGCAGCGGCTCCAGGAGGTCCGGGCCCCTCCGTCCCAGGTCCGCTGTAGGGACACGGCCATCCACAACACCTTCATGTTTGGAGACATGAAGGGGGTGTATGCGGTGCTGAAGGACCCAGGGATGGTCAACGCTCTGATGGAGACGGTGCAGGAGGAGATGGTTTGGACTCCAGAGATGG GTATGTGGACGCTGAGCTCCAGGGTGAAGCAGACATCAGCGTTACGTCTGGCTGCCAGCAGAGGACACGCAGgctgtgtggaggagctgctgtttcGTGGAGCCGAGGTGAACGACGACCCCGGGGGCCACAGCGCCCTCCACGACGCCTGCATAGGCGGCCACGCTGTCTGCGTCAGGCTGCTGCTGTCCCATGGAGCGGACCCTGAGGTTTTGACTGCAGATGGCAGCGCTCCTCTTCACCTCTGCAACTCTGCAGAGTCTCTCCA CTGTGCCGAGTTGCTGTTGGATGGAGGTGCAGATGTTGACGTGAGGTTGAGGGAGTCAAGGCTCACACCTCTGCACGTGGCGGCTCGGCGAGGCCTGGAGGAGCATGTGGAGCTCTTCCTGAGCCACAGGGCGGACGTGCTGGTCACgaacagagagggggagacccCTCTGAACGCCGCTTGCTCCGGAGCCGAGAGGCCGTCTGAGTCCGGCCGCTACCTCCGAGTGATTCAAATGCTGCTGGATGCAGGAGCTGACTCCAGAACTGCGGGCAGGAAGCAGCACACACCCCTGCACAACGCCTGCGCCAACTGCTGCTCAAGGATCGTAGGCGTCCTCCTGCAGCACGGAGCAAAGGCTAACGTCGAAAACTGTGCAGGATTCACACCGATGGACTGTCTGCTGCAG GTGGTGGAAGATTACTTGGACCAGCACCCAGAAGAAGTGGCACGATCCCTTCTCAACCACGGAGCCAAGACCGTTTCACCAAAG AAGCTGAAGCAgtgcttcctctctcctgccaCCCTGGAGGTGATGCTGAACTCGTACACGTCCATCCCTCCCTGTGAATGGATTGACTCCGTGTCTGCTGACATAAAGGAG gACCACCGGCCTTTCTTCGAGCTGGTGCGTCAGCGGAGCGGCCAGCCTCGCTCTCTGCAGCACCTGTGTCGGTGTGCTCTACGCCTGCACCTCGGGGCCCGGTGTCGCTCTGCAGTCAGTAAACTGGACGTTCCCAGCTCTGTGAGGGATTATGTGCTGCTGTGTAACGACGGGACGCTCCACTGA
- the hrob gene encoding homologous recombination OB-fold protein produces MTCKLNGLFSIGEDFDDEDLPGTDWSVLSASGASDVAAVVSSCSLRAPTAAHTEPERKHLQRSAQRSTAASSSSSNSSTHTDAAAAAGQTVVVGLRQLSTSSSSSSSSSSSSQPHSLRPPTQNNTLLAQQPKPCAAQDDFDDWDVDLADLDECDGQMGQPPQPPAPSPSAPTAEPASSAKTLRAPTCGGLQTPPDRTLREVNAARQPCSSSNHNLPSQILSSTRVRSPLPRPAFLPPHSPGFFSGLTSTSPAPSPISRSLIRPQPPQRLWSTPGPSPQARGFFETVSPAPSSSTNSTMLSPHPLRTPLLTNRLVQLVSASNRLPSKRPHSEPHRTRTRRFPGPAGFLPEQTQGQSLDDVVVSVPHTPAHGAVARSPNQVSSSQTEEDEFSGGAWAAMKAEMGLDERNPSCFLQTYSVVMVLRKAALKQLAKNKVPNMAVLLKSIVHTNTDAKAVFKDPTGEIQGTVHRCLLEERAEELKVGAVLLLKQVGVFSPSHRNHYLNVTQNNLLRIYTSDGVGLSSTQLSPLFLEPMLQSTAQPPTIRREPVSQMHLVFDEEEDERQEGGRCTEGGKDPQAPTDGRLRSSGGPQQPAGNPAPQNPDWDEDDDLDELLGELPEDSYSL; encoded by the exons ATG ACCTGTAAACTCAACGGCCTGTTCAGCATCGGGGAGGACTTCGATGATGAG GACCTGCCCGGGACGGACTGGTCTGTCCTCTCGGCGTCCGGAGCCTCCGACGTGGCAGCTGTcgtgtcctcctgctctctgcGGGCCCCCACTGCTGCTCACACAGAGCCGGAGAGGAAGCACCTCCAGCGAAGTGCCCAGAGATCAACTGCAgcctcaagcagcagcagcaacagcagcacacacactgatgctgctgctgctgctggacaaactgttgttgttggtttgagacagctctccacctcctcttcctcctcctcctcctcctcctcctcctcacagcctcACTCCCTCCGTCCTCCCACACAGAACAACACACTTTTGGCACAACAGCCGAAGCCCTGTGCGGCCCAGGATGATTTCGATGATTGGGATGTTGACCTGGCAGACCTGGACGAGTGTGACGGCCAGATGGGTCAGCCGCCCCAACCTCCCGCCCCCTCTCCATCTGCGCCCACAGCCGAGCCGGCATCTTCAGCCAAGACTCTTCGAGCCCCGACCTGTGGAGGGTTACAGACGCCGCCCGATCGAACGCTGAGGGAGGTCAACGCCGCACGCCAACCATGTAGCTCGTCTAATCACAACCTGCCTTCCCAGATCCTCTCGTCTACTCGCGTGCGATCTCCGCTTCCCCGCCCTGCTTTCCTGCCTCCACACAGTCCTGGGTTTTTTTCTGGCCTCACTTCCACTTCTCCTGCGCCGAGCCCCATTTCCAGGTCACTAATCCGACCCCAGCCGCCACAGAGGCTATGGTCAACTCCAGGACCCTCCCCTCAGGCCCGTGGCTTCTTCGAGACAGTCTCcccagccccctcctcctctacgAACTCCACCATGCTCAGCCCTCATCCCCTTCGCACACCGCTCCTCACCAACCGGCTGGTCCAGCTTGTATCCGCTTCCAATAGGCTTCCTTCAAAAAGGCCTCACTCGGAGCCTCACAGGACGAGGACCCGGCGGTTCCCCGGGCCCGCTGGATTCCTGCCAGAACAG acacaagGGCAGAGCCTGGACGATGTAGTGGTTTCTGTCCCTCACACCCCTGCTCACGGGGCTGTGGCCCGGTCACCAAACCAG GTTTCCAGCTCCCAAACGGAGGAGGACGAGTTCAGTGGCGGTGCCTGGGCAGCGATGAAGGCAGAGATGGGATTGGATGAGCGGAACCCGTCCTGCTTCCTGCAGACCTACAGTGTGGTCATGGTGCTTCGGAAG GCTGCGCTGAAGCAGCTGGCAAAAAACAAAGTGCCTAACATGGCCGTGCTTCTGAAGAGCATcgtccacacaaacactgacgcCAAGGCCGTGTTCAAGGACCCCACAG GGGAGATTCAGGGAACTGTGCACCGGTGTCTTCTGGAGGAAAGAGCGGAGGAGCTGAAGGTCGGAGCCGTGCTGCTGCTCAAACAA GTTGGTGTGTTTTCCCCGTCCCATCGGAACCATTACCTGAATGTGACACAGAACAACCTGCTGAGGATCTACACCTCTGATGGAGTCGGTCTGTCCTCCACTCAGCTCTCCCCACTCTtcctg GAGCCAATGTTGCAGTCAACCGCTCAGCCTCCCACAATCCGCCGGGAGCCAGTGTCTCAGATGCATCTGGTGTTTGACGAGGAAGAAGACGAGAGACAAGAGGGTGGAAGATGCACAGAGGGAGGCAAAGACCCTCAAGCCCCAACAGACGGCAGACTCCGCTCCAGTGGAGGCCCCCAACAGCCTGCTGGGAATCCAGCACCACAGAACCCAGACTGGGATGAAG ATGATGACTTGGACGAGCTCCTGGGAGAGTTGCCCGAGGACAGCTACAGCCTCTGA